In Trichoderma asperellum chromosome 1, complete sequence, a single window of DNA contains:
- a CDS encoding uncharacterized protein (EggNog:ENOG41~BUSCO:EOG092D4CNZ) → MGTKREYDEVESQGADRSHGASGKRQKSYIGRKRQAQEDSGAKKRIRAIERSLRRNQDMPVNVRIDLERELASQKQIVADQEYKRKRSTMISKYHMVRFFERKKASRLVKQLRRKLEHESDSSEAEKIRHDLHIAEVDEAYTLYFPHLETYVGLYSSNAKKTAEEETEEGKVAAAKAALEAERPPMWSVIEKALAEGTPALEKLRDRRSPDDNGEIDDTQPPIRPRATPKAPSNTPAPRHTNASRANNGASRKNPEQQQRSGKAPEPQSSYGDKEQHPELNRRERRRLMREALAAAPNDEDDENGDGGFFEGL, encoded by the exons ATGGGAACCAAACGGGAGTACGACGAAGTCGAGTCGCAAGGCGCAGATCGAAGCCATGGAGCGTCTGGAAAGAGGCAGAAGTCGTACATCGGCCGAAAACGCCAGGCACAGGAAGACTCCGGAGCCAAGAAGCGAATCCGAGCGATTGAGAGAAGTCTAAGACGAAACCAAGATATGCCGGTCAATGTGCGAATTGATCTGGAGCGCGAACTAGCATCGCAGAAGCAAATCGTTGCAGATCAGGAATATAAGAGGAAGCGAAGCACAATGATATCCAAATATCATATGGTGCGATTTTTCG AACGAAAGAAGGCTTCGAGATTAGTAAAGCAACTGAGACGAAAGCTTGAGCATGAATCGGACTCGAGCGAGGCGGAGAAGATACGGCACGACCTTCATATAGCTGAAGTTGACGAAGCATATACTCTTTACTTCCCTCACCTCGAAACATACGTCGGTCTATATAGTTCCAACGCCAAGAAAACGGCCGAAGAGGAGACCGAGGAAGGGAAAGTTGCGGCTGCAAAGGCAGCTCTGGAGGCAGAGAGACCACCAATGTGGTCGGTAATTGAGAAGGCCTTGGCCGAAGGGACGCCCGCGTTAGAGAAACTGCGAGACCGCCGGTCGCCAGACGATAATGGGGAGATTGATGATACACAGCCGCCCATTCGGCCGCGAGCTACTCCCAAAGCGCCTTCGAACACACCCGCACCACGACACACCAATGCCTCTCGGGCCAACAATGGTGCCTCTCGAAAGAATccagaacagcagcagcgatcgGGTAAGGCCCCGGAGCCACAATCCAGCTACGGTGACAAGGAGCAACACCCGGAACTCAATCgtagagagaggagaaggctAATGCGAGAGGCCCTTGCGGCGGCACCcaatgacgaggatgacgagaaTGGAGACGGTGGCTTTTTCGAGGGCCTCTAA